The Lewinellaceae bacterium genome includes a region encoding these proteins:
- a CDS encoding DinB family protein, protein MKNSRPASGDYAAFYEPYVSKITSNDIVSTLEQSLPLNLGFLKSIPREKWDYKYAEDKWNIKEILIHIIDGERIFSNRALRIARHDRTPLPGFDQNAYAPYMNAADRTIESIIEEYEAVRRSTICLFRNFSEKMWLRHGLASGTSVTSLAMAYIIAGHEIHHFKIINERYL, encoded by the coding sequence ATGAAAAATTCACGACCTGCGTCAGGCGATTATGCTGCTTTTTACGAACCTTACGTCAGTAAGATCACCAGTAATGATATTGTTTCCACTTTGGAACAATCCTTGCCATTAAATCTTGGCTTTTTAAAATCCATTCCACGTGAAAAATGGGATTATAAATATGCGGAGGATAAATGGAATATCAAGGAAATTCTCATTCACATTATAGATGGAGAGCGTATTTTTAGCAACAGGGCCCTTCGTATTGCCAGGCATGACAGAACTCCGCTTCCAGGTTTTGATCAAAATGCCTATGCTCCTTACATGAATGCTGCCGATCGTACCATAGAATCCATTATCGAGGAATACGAGGCTGTTCGACGGTCCACCATTTGTCTGTTTAGAAATTTCAGTGAAAAAATGTGGCTGAGACACGGACTGGCCAGTGGTACTTCCGTCACGTCCCTGGCCATGGCCTATATCATTGCCGGGCATGAAATACACCATTTTAAAATAATCAATGAACGGTACCTCTAA
- a CDS encoding pyridoxamine 5'-phosphate oxidase family protein has protein sequence MNTYEKNARNTIKRVPKRGDYDKETVYKILDATYVCQVAFVVDGQPFIIPTVFGRKDDTIFLHGSVKSRMMTSLEEGIPVCINVTFTDGIVLARSAFHHSLNYRSVSIFGKARAVAHEQKNEAFQVIMDQILKGRWEEARKPSEKELQVTSVLAIEIEDAAAKIRTGPPVDDKEDLELPIWGGVVPLVTQIGNPIPDEYTPEDMGLPASILHLIRS, from the coding sequence ATGAACACCTACGAAAAAAATGCACGGAACACCATTAAGCGCGTTCCAAAAAGAGGAGATTACGATAAAGAAACCGTTTATAAAATCCTGGATGCTACCTATGTGTGTCAGGTGGCTTTTGTGGTGGACGGACAACCCTTTATCATTCCCACCGTTTTCGGAAGAAAGGATGATACCATTTTTCTTCACGGATCGGTCAAAAGCAGGATGATGACCAGCCTCGAAGAAGGCATTCCTGTCTGTATTAATGTGACTTTTACCGACGGAATCGTGCTGGCGAGAAGCGCCTTTCACCATTCCCTGAATTACCGGTCTGTGAGTATCTTCGGAAAAGCCAGGGCCGTTGCACATGAACAAAAAAACGAAGCCTTCCAGGTCATCATGGACCAAATTTTAAAAGGCCGGTGGGAGGAAGCCCGGAAGCCATCCGAAAAAGAACTGCAAGTCACCTCCGTACTTGCCATTGAGATCGAAGATGCGGCTGCCAAGATTCGGACCGGACCGCCGGTGGATGATAAAGAAGACCTGGAGTTGCCCATCTGGGGCGGTGTAGTCCCATTGGTTACCCAGATCGGGAATCCCATTCCGGATGAATATACGCCCGAGGACATGGGATTGCCGGCAAGCATTCTCCACTTGATTCGGTCGTAA